From the genome of Bremerella sp. JC817:
GCCGGCGGATCATCCTCCAGACGTCCGCCGGCCGCATCGGACTCGCGGTCAGGGCATCGCCGCTGCGGGTGGCCGAGCGGAAGAGGGGCCCACGCCGGTCGGTTTCGAGCCCGGCGGCCAGGACGTAGGCGTCGAGGAACTCCTCGAGCTTGTGGTGCGCTGGCATCTCGTGCTGCTTGCCGCCCTTCTCCTGCAGCCGCAGCCACATCCGCTTGCCCTGCGGGT
Proteins encoded in this window:
- a CDS encoding tyrosine-type recombinase/integrase, with translation PVLSAEETRQLFDSIGGSGVVDLRDRALLAAMFFTFARVGAVVAMAVEDYYPQGKRMWLRLQEKGGKQHEMPAHHKLEEFLDAYVLAAGLETDRRGPLFRSATRSGDALTASPMRPADVWRMIRR